Part of the Imperialibacter roseus genome, GCTGGGTGAGGAAAGGGTTCAAGGGAAAGAAAAATCAGGACCTTTGGGAGGAGTACTTAAAAGCTTCATCACCTCACAAAGTGAAGTTTCACTGGGTGAAGGGCCATGCAGGTAACGTAGAGAATGAGAGATGTGATCAGCTAGCAGTGCAAAGCGCTGAAGCTCCGCACTTACTAGTTGACCAAGGATTCGAGGATTCTACTACTTAAACTTACGACTACTAAAGTTTCTTGATTCTGATAAATTCCAGAGCCTCCTCGAAGCTGCTCTTGTTCAGTTTTAAGCTTAGCTCTCTCTTCAGTGTTTCGATAGTGTCTGATGAAAGGCCTGTTTTTGAGCACAATTGCTGTGCGTTGTATCCTTTGGCCGATAGCTCCAAAATAGTCGACTCATCAGTTGTGAGCCATTGTGATGCAGCCCTCAGGTTGCTTTCCAGTCTTAAATTTTCAATGATCAGTTCCTCGATAAGTGAGGCCATTTCATGCTCTGAGAACATATCGCTCAGGATGTCGTTCTCGTCCAGATCAATATAAAAGTCTTCGTGGCCCACTTTCAAATAGATATATTTTTTGTCATCGTCTTCTTTTTCTACCAAACGAGCTTCAAACATTCCTTTTCTCTTGTAATTGGTAATCAGCCCTATTACAGATGAGCTTTTAAGATCATCCGCAATTGGTTTATCATTGTTGGTTTCAGGTTGCATTGCCTCACGGGGTTAGAAGTTAGTGGTTCGACATTTTCAGAAACCCCAATGATTGCTCAGGTCATTTTTTCGGACGTTTTACTTTTTCTCAGTATCGCTCCCGAACAGGATTTCCGCTGTCGTTTTTGTACGTATCGAAGTACCCAAGAATAACACGGACTTCTATACCTATTTTTAGGTATTTTTAACGCCAGAAATCGTATTAGCCTTCCAAATGGCAATTTTTACAGACTGCAAATGAACGTGTCACTGGAAGATGAGAGATTTTGACGGCGATATTGTATGGGAAATAACTTTTTTCAATTCAAGCAATTCAGGATCAACCAGGAGGGCGCAGCCATGAAGGTGAGCACTGAGGGCTGCCTGCTGGGGGCTATCGCTACCTGCGGCAACGATGCCAGCGTGCTGGACATTGGCTCCGGCACGGGCCTGCTGGCTTTAATGATCGCTCAACGAACGAATGGTAAAATAACGTCGGTTGAAGCTGACGAGGAGGCAGCTGCCCAGGCGCTTCGGAATGTGGAAGGCAGTCGGTGGAGTGAAAGAGTGAGTATAGTCAACAGTACCATTCAGGTGTTTGCAGAACAAACGAAGGACCGTTTCGACTTGATCGTTTCCAATCCGCCATTTTACACCAACTACCTGCCATCCGATGATGTGAGAAGAAAGCTGGCGATGCATACCTACAGCCTTTCGATGGAGGATCTTGCCGGCGTTGTGAGTAAGTTGCTAAAGCCGGAAGGAAGATTCTACGTGATCTATCCTGCCTACGAGGCAGGGCTGTTTGCCCAAACGGCTAAATCAAAAGGGCTGCACCCGTTGGAAAACCACATCATCAGGAACAAGGAGGGTGGCTCGATATTCAGAATGATCACTTGCTATGGGCAAACTGAAGCCAAAACAACGCAAAGTGAACTGGTGATACGAGACGACTCGAACGCCTATACCGCAGCCTTTGAAAAGCTGCTGGCGCCTTATTACCTGAATTTATGACAGTTTCTATCCTTTGGCGGTCTCCATCAAGTCTATTTCCCTTTCGTTGAATTCGAACCCCATGGCTTCCAGTTCTTTCAGTACCGGCTTGTAGATTTCTCTTTTCGTAGGTATTTGCACACCGCTCAGTTTGAACTCACCATTCAAAATCATCTTAGCGCCAATGCCAAGCGGCAACCCAACTGTTTTGGCCATAGCCGTATCGTTGGCATTGTCACCCATTACCACCATGTACGACTGGATTTCCCTGGCCTGGTCGCCTTCTTTGAAATCAAACTTATGCCACATCACGATCATGTCCTTCTCGTCTTTGCGGGGCGTCCACTTTTTCTTCAGAATATGCTCCAGGATTTGTGCCGGAGTGCCTTCTTTTAATCCAACTAACTCATCATCGAACAGACCCAGCCACTTCAGCTTGTACATTTCTTCCGACTCCATGTCAATATTCAGATAATGGGCTAGTTTCAATTCTACGGAATCATGTGGATTGAAATACAGGAAGGAGTTGATAAACTGCCGGTGTGTCATTTCGTCGACTCTCTCCATTTTAAAGGAGTCGTCGGTGGCTCCGAGTTGAATGAAGATGTCCCAGGCCTTACAGAACCCAGGCCTGCGCAACGTGCCCCGATAAAGGGTTTGGATGTCCTGAAGCTCATAGGAGTCGACATACTTCAGTGAGTCTCTGTTGGCGTATCCTTCAAAATAGCCATGTCCGGGTATGTGGATGACTTCCGTGCGCCTGAACACCTTGTGATAGGGGATGTACTTGAAGCGCCCTTCCTGAATGAATTTCACAATGCCTTGCCCTGCCAACACCACGTTGCGGGGGTTCCAGGTGAACTTGTACTGCCAGGGGTTATCCTCGGTGGAGGGGGCCAGCAGCCCTCCGGTGAAGGTTTCGAACGCATGGAGTTTGTAGCCTTTGTCCTTGATCCGGTCAAGCACCTTCATGGCCGACATATGGTCGAGGCCAGGGTCGAGGCCCATTTCCATGACGCAAATGGCTCCTTTGGCTTTGAATTTTTCATCAAGCGCTTTGATTTCGTCGGTAACATACGACGCCGTAATCATGTTGATGCCATGATCTGCACACACTTCAGCCACGTGGATATGGAACTTGGCGGGAAGCATAGAAATGACCAGGTCGGATTTGGTTATTTCTTTGGTTTTCTGCTCCTGGTTAAAAATATCAAAAGAAATTACCTGTACGTTTTCAGCTGAGCCAAACTTTTCACTCAGGAAACCAACGTCGAGATCGCCGATGCAAAGCTGCCAGTTGTTTTCTTTCAGGAGGCTAATGAGATAGTTGATTAAAGAGAAGGAAGATCTTCCTGCTCCGACTAACAGTATGCGCTTCGTCATGTATATTTTTGGGTTAAATCGCTCGAAAATTAGCCGATTTGGTGGAGGCTTTAAAACTTTTTCAACAATAAATCAGTATAATGCTGTCCATCGAATATGTATACATGAGCAGAACGGGTAAAGTAGAAATCGATTATACAATCGTGCCATTAAATGAGCTGGGCAAAGAAGAGGCTGCACTAGTGAAAAGCGCCTTGCAGGCACGCTTCACTGCACACGCACCGTATTCCAACTTTCAGGTGGGGGCGGCGGCATTGCTGGCTGATGGTACTGTCGTGGCCGGTTCCAATCAGGAAAATCGTTCCTTTCCTGCAGGGCTTTGCGCTGAGAGGGTTTGCCTCTATCATGCTTCCTCCAATTACCCCGACACACCTATTGAAATGCTGGCTGTTGTCGCTTTTCCGGCAAAGTCGGAAGTGGCTGAGCCGGCTCACCCGTGTGGAGGCTGCCGGCAGGTGATGATGGAAATGCAGCACAAGCAACGTCGTCCGTTCAAGCTGCTACTCCTGTACCCCAACGATGAAGTGCTGGTGCTCGAAAAAGCCAGTGATTTGATGCCGTTTCCTTTCGAATCCGAAATTTGATCACGACTCCCTGTGCACCATGGTGGCGCTCGCCTGGGCGGTCGGGAATAGCACGATGTCGCTTAGCAGCACATGAGGAGGCCGGGTAACCACGTACTTGATAACATCCGCCACATCGTCTCCTGTTAAAGGCTTCATGCCTTTGTAAACCTGTTTGGCTTTTTCTTCGTCGCCTTTGAAGCGAACCAGCGAAAATTCAGTTTCCACAAGGCCAGGGTGAATGCCCGTTACTCTAATTCCATAGGGGTTCAGATCTAGTCGCATTCCGTTCGTGATGGCATCAACGGCATGCTTGCTGGCACAATACACATTGCCTTTGGGATACACCTCTTTCCCGGCAATTGACCCAATGTTTACAATAAAACCCGACTTTTTTTCTACCATACCAGGGATGATGGCTTTGCTTACATAAAGCAGCCCTTTCACATTGATGTCAATCATGTCGTCCCAATCCTGCGTGCTGCCCTCATGAATAACATCCATGCCGTGCGCATTGCCGGCATTATTGATAAGCACATCAATATCTTTCCAGTTAGATGGCAGCGACTCAATGGCCTGGTTCACGGCCCGCTGATCTCTTACGTCGAAGCTCAGTACGTGCACATCAGTTTCGGTTCGCAGGTTGTGCGCCAGCTCCTCCAGCTTGTCTCTTCGCCTTCCGCAAATGATCAGGTAAAACTGGTCGGCAAGGTAGTGAGCGGTTGATTTTCCAATGCCTGACGTGGCACCTGTGATGAGGGCAATTTTTTTCATGGAGCTAAAATGCTTTGGTGAGTAAACAGCAGCAATTAAAGATATCGTGACCTAAACTTCAACCAAATGGTGCATAGCCTGCCACAAACAGTGGACAAATAGTCGCTGAAAGTTGAGAATGGTCATCGGCGGAATTAAGATGGACCGCCTTCGAAGGTGATGTAAAGGGTCAGGTTGTGAGGTGAAACCCGCTTTAGCGGATCGTTGTACTTGTTGACGTCGTTAGTCAGGATATTGGAGATTCCCCAGGAGTAGCGGATTTCAGGAGCGAACTTGAACAGCGGGTAGTAGAGGTCGAAGCCAACACCTGCCTCCAGCGCCACAGAAGTGCTTTTCGTAAGCAAACGCTCGCTGGCGTCAGCTTTGTCGTCTTTTCCACGGGCCTCAATGGTGGGAGTAATGCCGCCTATCAGGTACATGCCAATATTATCTCTCCTTACCGACCGGTATTTGAGTAGCATAGGCAACTCCACTGTGGTGGCGTCAATCAGCTGCTCCAGCGTGTTTCCCGTCACCGACCGATACAATAGTTTGTTTTCGTAGAAGCCTACTGTAATCAAAAAACGAAAGTCGAGGTATTGCAGCACCCTCATGTTGGAGATAAAGCCAATTTTGAAACCACCGAGGCTGTGCGGAACGATAGAATGGAGCGTATCGTCGTCAGCAAAGGCATCGGAATATTGAATCGCATATCGGGAACTGTGCAGGCCCATGCCAAATCCGTAATGAAGAAACTTTTCTGTGTAGTTGGGTAGATTGATAACAGTGCTGTGCTGCGCTATGGATGGCGAAGCAAGGCCAAGCAGCAAAACGATTGTTGCTACTTGATGCCGGTATAAATGGAGCAAATGCCGAAGGTTTGTGGTTTGCATATTGTTTTTTTGAACCCAACCCGATCCAGTATGTTAGTAAAAAGCACCCCGTCGGGAAACGCTTTTACCGACTCGGGAAGGTATGTATATGCCGCCCGGTCTTTAGAAATCATTCTGCCGATAATAGGCAATATGTACTTAAAATAAAAGCTATAAAGCTGCTTCATAGGAAAGCGGGTGGGTTTTGAAAACTCCAGCACCACCACTTTTCCTCCTGGTTTCAGCACCCTCCACATATCGGCCAATCCTTTTTCCAGGTTTTCGAAGTTCCTTACCCCAAAGGCAACGATGACGGCATCGAAGGTATTGTCATCGAAGAGCAACTTTTCTGAATCGCCCATCTGAAGTTCGACTTTATCTTCCAGCTTCATGCGGGCAATTTTTTTCTTGCCCATGGCCAGCATGCCTTCCGAAATGTCGACGCCAATTACTTTGTCGGGTTTCAATGAAAGGGCTTCAATAGCGAAATCACCTGTGCCCGTCGCAATGTCGAGTATTTGCTTTGGCTTGATCTCTTTGAGCTCCCGAACAGCTTTTTTTCTCCAAACGATATCGATGCCAAGGCTGAGGAAGTGATTGAGGAAATCGTACCGGCGGCTAATGTTGTTGAACATTTCAGCCACCTGAGCTTTCTTGCTTCCTTCCTTTTCTTTGTAGGGTACTACGGTCATCTAGTGCAAATAATTGTCAATAAAACCAGTAAAAGCGCAATGAATGAGGGAACTGGTGTGCGAAACTTTTCGCAAGTATACTGCAAACCTTGCGTTTTTAAAATTTGTTCTCGGCAGGGTTTGTATCTTTGCCAAAATTTCAAAAAATGCGGATTGATACAGCCACTTTTCTGGCAAGCTATGCCAACGTTAATACCTGCCCCGAATCCGAGCTGCCGGAGTATGCTTTCATTGGGCGCAGTAATGTCGGCAAGTCGTCGCTCATCAACATGCTGACCAACCACAGCAAGTTGGCCAAAACATCGTCAAAACCAGGAAAGACCCAGTTGCTCAACCAATTCCTGATCAACGATTCGTGGCTGCTGATGGACATGCCGGGCTATGGATGGGCCAAAGTAAGTAAGACAGAAAAGGCCAAATGGGAGATCATGAACCAGCAATACTTGCTGGAGAGAAAAAACCTGTGCAACCTGTTTGTGCTTATCGATTCGAGGATTCCTCCCCAGAAAATTGACCTTGAGTTTCTTAACTGGGCGGGAGAGAACGAAATTCCCTTGTCGATTGTGTTCACAAAAGCCGACAAGCAATCAAAAAACCATACCCAGTCTTCGGTGGCGGCCTTTATGAGGGAATTGAAGAAGTATTGGATTTTTCTGCCTCCATCCTTCGTGACTTCTGCTGAAGACAAGCGGGGAAAGGAAGAATTACTCGGCTATATAGAAGAAGCCAATGGGCTTTTTATGCAAAAAAATGATTAAGCGTTGAATGGTGAGATTAAAATATCTAAAATTGCGCCCACAAACTGACAAATATGGAGTTTAAAGAAATTGCAACAGTATCTGGCAAAGGCGGACTTTTCAAAGTACTTAACCCTACCCGCTCAGGCGTCATACTGGAATCGTTAGATGAGAAGAAGTCCAAGCTGATAGTCAACGCTAACTCCAAAGTGTCTATCCTTCACGAAATCTCTATTTACACCACCGACAATGAAGGCACGGTGGCGTTGGAGGACGTGATGCGCAAGGTGCACAAGGAATTTGCCGGGGACACAGGTCTTACCAAAAACTCTGATAACGAAGAGCTGAAGTCGTTTCTGAAGCACGTGTTGCCCACTTACGATGCCGACAGGGTATACGTGTCCGACATTAAAAAGCTGGTGAACTGGTACAGCATTTTGGTGGAAGTAGCACCTGAGGTTTTTGACGAGCCCAAGGAAGAGGTGAAGGAAGAAAAGCCTGCCAAGGCAAAGGCACCTAAAGAAGCGGCTGCCAAAAAAGCTCCTGCTGCCAAGGCCGCTGAAAAGCAACCTAAAGAAGAAAAACCCAAGGCCAAGCCCGCTGCCAAAAAGAAGTCCGCAGACAAGTAATGGTCGAACGTGATCTAGCCAACAGGACACTGGAGTTGCTGAACAAGCATTTCGAGGTGCCTGAAAGCATTGAGAACACCGCAGCTGATGATGAAGGCAAAGCCAGGAGTCTGCTTGTAGAAGTGCTGACTCCTGTCGTTCGCCGAATGCTCGACCAATCGTTTGAACAACTGCTAAACATCCTCTACCGGATCGACCTGTCCGAACCTAAAGTCATATCGTTGCTGGAAGAGAGCGCACCCGAACAGGTGGCGGGCAACCTTACCGCTGCCATTGTCGATCGGCAGCTGGAGAAAATTAAACTACGGGAGAAGTATCGGCAGTCGCCAGATTGAACGACTCTGCCATTTCCATCATTTCGCTGGATCCGATAAAAAAGGGTGTTCTCTGGTGAAGTTCGTTGGGCAGTAAGTCAAGAATTCGTGTCCCTTTTCCGTTTGTAGCTTTTCCGCCCGCCTGCTCAATAATATAGGCCAGCGCATTGCATTCGTAAAGCAATCTCAATTTCCCATTGGGCGCTTTCGGAGTGGCCGGGTAGATGTAAATGCCACCTTTCAGCATGTTTCGGTGAAAGTCGCCGACTAACGAGCCGATGTAACGGGCCGTAAGTTGTTGCTCCTTGCAGTGCTGAATATACTGCCGAACGCCATCGTCGAAAAGCTGGCTGGGCCCCTCGTTGATGGAGTAGATGCTGCCGGTAGTTGGGGTTTTCATGTTGGGGTGCGACAGAAAGAACTCTCCCAGCGACGGATCGTAAGTAAATCCATTCACGCCATGCCCTGTGCTGTACACCAGCATGGTAGAAGAGCCATAGAGCAAGTAGCCCGCAGCCACCTGGTCGTCGCCTTTTTGCAGCACATCCTCCCGCAGGGCGGGGCCGCCCACCGGTGATAATCTTCGGTAAACCGAAAAAATAGTACCAATGGACACATTGACGTCGATGTTGGAAGAGCCGTCGAGCGGATCGATGGCCACAATGTAGCGACCATGCGGATTGTTAAGGTCGATGATGCCGTCGTCTTCTTCCGACACAATGGCGCACACCTCGCCGCCATTTCTCAGCGCTCTTTTGAAACGGATATTGGCAATGACATCAAGCTTTTGTTGATTTTCACCCTGGATGTTCTGCTCACCTACAGAGCCTCCTAAGTCCACCAGGCCGGCACGGCTGATCTCTCTATTGATGATTTTGCCTGCCAGCCCGATGTCTCTCAGAATTTGGGATAACTCCCCGGTAGCAAAAGAAAATTCGTCTTGTTTGTTTTTAATAAAACGATCAAGCGTGGTGCCAACGGGTTGGCCCAATTTACTTTTGTCTACCATCCGCTCGAGCTTTGGGTTAATGTCTAAAACAGGCCTAAAACTACATCTAAATCGATTGCACCAGCAAGAAAACCACTGGAAATATTTTAAATATACCTGGAAAGTGTTCGCTCAACGGCTGCGAGATAGGAGGTGCCAAAAAGGTTGACGTGTACCATCAAAGGGTACAAGTTGCAGAGGTCGGTTCTTTCTTCCCAGCCAGGCTGTAGAGGGAAGGATTCGTGGTAGGCGGAATAGAAAGAAGGTTCAAATCCTCCAAACAGCTGGGTAAAGGCCAGATCCATTTCCCGGTGTCCGAAATAAACTGCCGGGTCAATGAGCCATGCATGCCCGTCGGGCCCTGTGTGCACGTTGCCACTCCACAGGTCGCCATGGAGCAGGGAAGGGGGCTCTTCAGGAAAAAGAGCGGGCAGCTTGTCGTAGAAGGCTTCAAATCGCAACACCGTGTCGTTGGCAATAAGGCCGTTGTAGGCAGCCAGGCCCACCTGCGGTTTCAGTCGGCACTCGATAAAGAAATCGACCCATGATG contains:
- a CDS encoding cytidine deaminase; this encodes MLSIEYVYMSRTGKVEIDYTIVPLNELGKEEAALVKSALQARFTAHAPYSNFQVGAAALLADGTVVAGSNQENRSFPAGLCAERVCLYHASSNYPDTPIEMLAVVAFPAKSEVAEPAHPCGGCRQVMMEMQHKQRRPFKLLLLYPNDEVLVLEKASDLMPFPFESEI
- a CDS encoding saccharopine dehydrogenase family protein produces the protein MTKRILLVGAGRSSFSLINYLISLLKENNWQLCIGDLDVGFLSEKFGSAENVQVISFDIFNQEQKTKEITKSDLVISMLPAKFHIHVAEVCADHGINMITASYVTDEIKALDEKFKAKGAICVMEMGLDPGLDHMSAMKVLDRIKDKGYKLHAFETFTGGLLAPSTEDNPWQYKFTWNPRNVVLAGQGIVKFIQEGRFKYIPYHKVFRRTEVIHIPGHGYFEGYANRDSLKYVDSYELQDIQTLYRGTLRRPGFCKAWDIFIQLGATDDSFKMERVDEMTHRQFINSFLYFNPHDSVELKLAHYLNIDMESEEMYKLKWLGLFDDELVGLKEGTPAQILEHILKKKWTPRKDEKDMIVMWHKFDFKEGDQAREIQSYMVVMGDNANDTAMAKTVGLPLGIGAKMILNGEFKLSGVQIPTKREIYKPVLKELEAMGFEFNEREIDLMETAKG
- a CDS encoding helix-turn-helix transcriptional regulator: MQPETNNDKPIADDLKSSSVIGLITNYKRKGMFEARLVEKEDDDKKYIYLKVGHEDFYIDLDENDILSDMFSEHEMASLIEELIIENLRLESNLRAASQWLTTDESTILELSAKGYNAQQLCSKTGLSSDTIETLKRELSLKLNKSSFEEALEFIRIKKL
- a CDS encoding SDR family NAD(P)-dependent oxidoreductase, producing MKKIALITGATSGIGKSTAHYLADQFYLIICGRRRDKLEELAHNLRTETDVHVLSFDVRDQRAVNQAIESLPSNWKDIDVLINNAGNAHGMDVIHEGSTQDWDDMIDINVKGLLYVSKAIIPGMVEKKSGFIVNIGSIAGKEVYPKGNVYCASKHAVDAITNGMRLDLNPYGIRVTGIHPGLVETEFSLVRFKGDEEKAKQVYKGMKPLTGDDVADVIKYVVTRPPHVLLSDIVLFPTAQASATMVHRES
- a CDS encoding DUF5606 family protein; amino-acid sequence: MEFKEIATVSGKGGLFKVLNPTRSGVILESLDEKKSKLIVNANSKVSILHEISIYTTDNEGTVALEDVMRKVHKEFAGDTGLTKNSDNEELKSFLKHVLPTYDADRVYVSDIKKLVNWYSILVEVAPEVFDEPKEEVKEEKPAKAKAPKEAAAKKAPAAKAAEKQPKEEKPKAKPAAKKKSADK
- the porT gene encoding type IX secretion/gliding motility protein PorT/SprT, with the translated sequence MQTTNLRHLLHLYRHQVATIVLLLGLASPSIAQHSTVINLPNYTEKFLHYGFGMGLHSSRYAIQYSDAFADDDTLHSIVPHSLGGFKIGFISNMRVLQYLDFRFLITVGFYENKLLYRSVTGNTLEQLIDATTVELPMLLKYRSVRRDNIGMYLIGGITPTIEARGKDDKADASERLLTKSTSVALEAGVGFDLYYPLFKFAPEIRYSWGISNILTNDVNKYNDPLKRVSPHNLTLYITFEGGPS
- a CDS encoding tRNA1(Val) (adenine(37)-N6)-methyltransferase is translated as MGNNFFQFKQFRINQEGAAMKVSTEGCLLGAIATCGNDASVLDIGSGTGLLALMIAQRTNGKITSVEADEEAAAQALRNVEGSRWSERVSIVNSTIQVFAEQTKDRFDLIVSNPPFYTNYLPSDDVRRKLAMHTYSLSMEDLAGVVSKLLKPEGRFYVIYPAYEAGLFAQTAKSKGLHPLENHIIRNKEGGSIFRMITCYGQTEAKTTQSELVIRDDSNAYTAAFEKLLAPYYLNL
- the yihA gene encoding ribosome biogenesis GTP-binding protein YihA/YsxC, giving the protein MRIDTATFLASYANVNTCPESELPEYAFIGRSNVGKSSLINMLTNHSKLAKTSSKPGKTQLLNQFLINDSWLLMDMPGYGWAKVSKTEKAKWEIMNQQYLLERKNLCNLFVLIDSRIPPQKIDLEFLNWAGENEIPLSIVFTKADKQSKNHTQSSVAAFMRELKKYWIFLPPSFVTSAEDKRGKEELLGYIEEANGLFMQKND
- the ubiE gene encoding bifunctional demethylmenaquinone methyltransferase/2-methoxy-6-polyprenyl-1,4-benzoquinol methylase UbiE, producing the protein MTVVPYKEKEGSKKAQVAEMFNNISRRYDFLNHFLSLGIDIVWRKKAVRELKEIKPKQILDIATGTGDFAIEALSLKPDKVIGVDISEGMLAMGKKKIARMKLEDKVELQMGDSEKLLFDDNTFDAVIVAFGVRNFENLEKGLADMWRVLKPGGKVVVLEFSKPTRFPMKQLYSFYFKYILPIIGRMISKDRAAYTYLPESVKAFPDGVLFTNILDRVGFKKTICKPQTFGICSIYTGIK
- a CDS encoding fructosamine kinase family protein, whose protein sequence is MFDEHFKSFFEKVIFQSTGVETEEIDFSFVAGGCINNTVKLSCKAGVFFLKWNESAPAGMFQVEARGLKLLQSTGAVRVPEIINTGSAEGKSYLLLEFLAPGRKATSYAETLGRELAALHQNSSPFFGLDHDNYIGQLLQKNETRPSWVDFFIECRLKPQVGLAAYNGLIANDTVLRFEAFYDKLPALFPEEPPSLLHGDLWSGNVHTGPDGHAWLIDPAVYFGHREMDLAFTQLFGGFEPSFYSAYHESFPLQPGWEERTDLCNLYPLMVHVNLFGTSYLAAVERTLSRYI
- the fbp gene encoding class 1 fructose-bisphosphatase, translating into MVDKSKLGQPVGTTLDRFIKNKQDEFSFATGELSQILRDIGLAGKIINREISRAGLVDLGGSVGEQNIQGENQQKLDVIANIRFKRALRNGGEVCAIVSEEDDGIIDLNNPHGRYIVAIDPLDGSSNIDVNVSIGTIFSVYRRLSPVGGPALREDVLQKGDDQVAAGYLLYGSSTMLVYSTGHGVNGFTYDPSLGEFFLSHPNMKTPTTGSIYSINEGPSQLFDDGVRQYIQHCKEQQLTARYIGSLVGDFHRNMLKGGIYIYPATPKAPNGKLRLLYECNALAYIIEQAGGKATNGKGTRILDLLPNELHQRTPFFIGSSEMMEMAESFNLATADTSPVV